A window from Actinomycetospora corticicola encodes these proteins:
- the ilvN gene encoding acetolactate synthase small subunit, translating to MSTHTLSVLVEDKPGVLARISGLFSRRGYNIQSLAVGPTEEHGISRMTICVSVDEFPLEQVTKQLNKLVNVIKIVELEPTTSVQRELVMLKVRADATVRSQVLEVTQMFRAKVVDVAPDAVTVEATGTADKLSALRRMLEPYGIREIVQSGMVALARGPRAIAANR from the coding sequence ATGAGCACGCACACGCTGTCGGTCCTCGTCGAGGACAAGCCCGGCGTGCTGGCCCGGATCTCGGGGCTGTTCTCCCGGCGCGGCTACAACATCCAGTCGCTCGCGGTCGGCCCGACCGAGGAGCACGGGATCTCCCGCATGACCATCTGCGTCAGCGTCGACGAGTTCCCGCTCGAGCAGGTGACCAAGCAGCTCAACAAGCTGGTCAACGTCATCAAGATCGTGGAGCTGGAGCCGACGACCTCGGTCCAGCGCGAACTGGTCATGCTCAAGGTGCGGGCCGACGCCACCGTGCGGTCGCAGGTGCTCGAGGTGACGCAGATGTTCCGGGCGAAGGTGGTCGACGTCGCTCCCGACGCGGTCACCGTCGAGGCCACCGGCACGGCTGACAAGCTGTCGGCCCTGCGGCGGATGCTCGAGCCCTACGGCATCCGCGAGATCGTCCAGTCGGGGATGGTCGCACTGGCCCGCGGGCCGCGCGCGATCGCCGCGAATCGTTAG